From one Sparus aurata chromosome 16, fSpaAur1.1, whole genome shotgun sequence genomic stretch:
- the asxl2 gene encoding putative Polycomb group protein ASXL2 isoform X4 — protein sequence MMIAKVPSKLQSQPSSPQPRCSSPSVPTSKLISPSQKHSKKALKQALKQQQQRNQRRQGGMPTTSSPRLLLKTIKDMADITTKTELCHPVVPRKVSQRSSRLSAGQLKRTKCNIDVETPDSILVNTNLRAIINKHTFSVLPPDCQQRLLKLLPEVDRQACMDGLLKVTSSALNNEFFTSAAQSWKERLAEGEFTPELQLRMRQEIEKEKKVELWKEAFFENYYGENSGLSFEESKELTKADQNQESARPQFQSHQTGPAAQKPEDPKGAKDSSQTDAAATALKNMKATQVPLKAPTAHKEPVFTTEPMKTRRSQYNEDRRLSIAAQNAPPPAVTTPEVESRTERALPEREHKEKVEEENKELPQSPAKKIHPPAASSELKEDQSVSVVKPAEESEVIPEPSGPTELLKRKSVSEMEGKLTPEKRPRMSSVSSVSSVSSVSPPASSTSSPPTPTPTTPTNQRVPPLKIPVSRILPVPLSPSQVSPRTPLPAPLSSPGRTGARTLADIKAKAQLARAQRAAAAAVSSASKGPVPGPGPGGGGAEPTHPSPSPSPTSPQASTRLPASESTPPSCPMDFGQLSPNQRQTFSSNVTDEKHKGHPAGMVSAGPHSVQKGSNTSSQPTPSLHAVKGQENPSSAGLSTRTSSCIPANNPLVTQLLQGKEVPLEQILPKPLSKVEVKMSNIPSGSKGKTSHPHTHAEHRADKQMSQQLNTAGRAGVFSEFTRHHRELPDKETQEQILQALMQRKVQHSQPYGGMGPQHPQFKVHQLVHADERQDQSRISVGFLGRKRTPRPAMTGHYLLNVSTYGRGPESKRLHQSAIPNTSVSSLKRESAEGEEAAKEEEPARKVFSAVSGVKTEQQGYLITKCDETGSIQPCSNVKTEPGSEDNAAGADNNSTSATAKDNSPFFQSHRRHLELCNSNHGNSEPYCTQVDPSHQRTPAFQTQRTLDNQENVAASCYGGTISMSVPHTLNHSTAGAGSSNASSEADGGGVHGSVMSFSVTVTTIPAGHSLDHGNQGEPSPEQSYMEGSNMEDQVQSKCYCRLKAMIMCKGCGAFCHDDCIGPSKLCVSCLVVR from the exons ATGATGATAGCAAAAG TTCCCTCCAAGCTGCAGTCACAGCCGTCCTCTCCGCAGCCTCGATGCTCGTCGCCCTCTGTCCCCACCAGTAAACTCATCTCTCCTtcgcagaaacacagcaagaaagcTCTGAAACAG gccttgaagcagcagcagcagagaaaccAGCGCAGACAGGGAGGAATGCCAACCACCTCCAGTCCCAGACTGCTTCTGAAAACCATCAAAGACATGGCTGACATTACTACAAAGACTG AGTTATGCCACCCAGTCGTCCCAAGGAAGGTTTCCCAGAGGTCAAGCCGCCTTAGTGCAG GGCAGCTGAAACGTACCAAGTGTAACATAGATGTGGAAACACCGGACTCCATTTTGGTTAACACCAACCTGCGGGCGATCATCAACAAGCATACCTTCTCTGTCCTGCCACCCGACTGCCAACAGAGGCTGCTCAAACTACTGCCTGAAGTTGACCGGCAG GCTTGCATGGATGGCCTTCTGAAGGTTACTAGTTCTGCCTTAAACAATGAGTTCTTCACATCAGCAGCACAGTCGTGGAAGGAGAGACTTGCTGAGG GAGAATTCACTCCTGAGTTGCAGCTACGAATGCGCCAAGAGATcgagaaggaaaagaaagttGAGCTCTGGAAGGAGGCCTTCTTTGAAAACTATTATGGTGAAAA TTCTGGGCTCAGCTTTGAGGAATCCAAAGAGCTGACAAAGGCTGATCAGAATCAGGAGTCTGCCAGGCCCCAGTTCCAATCTCATCAGACAGGACCTGCCGCTCAAAAACCAGAGGATCCCAAGGGCGCGAAGGACAGCAGCCAGACTGATGCTGCTGCTACGGCTCTGAAAAACATGAAGGCAACGCAAGTACCTctaaaagcaccaactgctcaCAAAGAGCCAGTCTTCACCACAGAGCCCATGAAGACACGGCGCTCGCAATACAATGAGGATCGTAGATTGAGCATAGCAGCGCAGAATGCGCCACCTCCTGCGGTGACAACGCCTGAGGTTGAGAGTAGGACTGAGCGGGCCCTGCCTGAGAGGGAGCACAAAGagaaagtggaggaggagaataAGGAGCTCCCCCAGTCGCCCGCAAAGAAGATCCATCCACCAGCAGCTAGTTCAGAGTTAAAAGAGGATCAGTCCGTGTCTGTGGTTAAGCCTGCCGAGGAGAGCGAAGTCATCCCTGAGCCCAGTGGCCCCACAGAGCTGCTGAAAAGGAAATCTGTCAGTGAGATGGAGGGTAAATTGACACCAGAGAAAAGGCCACGTATGTCCTCAGTTTCCTCTGTGTCTTCAGTCTCTTCTGTATCTCCTCCAGCATCATCCACATCCAGCCCTCCTACACCAACTCCAACAACTCCAACAAATCAGAGGGTTCCACCACTCAAG ATCCCAGTGTCTCGAATTCTTCCAGTTCCTCTGTCACCTAGCCAAGTCTCACCAAGGACGCCCCTCCCGGCCCCACTTAGCAGCCCGGGCCGCACTGGTGCTCGCACTCTTGCTGACATTAAAGCTAAAGCTCAGCTTGCCCGAGCACAGCGAGCAGCGGCTGCTGCCGTATCATCTGCATCAAAGGGACCCGTGCCAGGCCCAGGGCCAGGGGGAGGTGGTGCTGAACCGACACATCCATCGCCCAGCCCTAGCCCAACATCGCCACAGGCATCAACCAGGTTGCCAGCCTCTGAAAGTACACCTCCCTCTTGCCCAATGGACTTTGGTCAGCTGAGCCCAAACCAGCGTCAGACATTTTCCTCAAACGTAACTGATGAGAAACACAAAGGTCATCCTGCTGGTATGGTGAGTGCAGGACCCCATAGTGTTCAAAAGGGTTCAAACACATCATCTCAGCCCACTCCATCTTTACATGCTGTAAAGGGACAGGAAAACCCATCATCTGCTGGATTATCCACCAGGACCAGCTCCTGTATCCCTGCAAATAACCCGTTAGTCACCCAGCTACTGCAGGGCAAAGAGGTTCCACTGGAGCAGATCCTCCCAAAACCACTATCCAAGGTGGAAGTGAAGATGTCAAACATACCCTCTGGTAGTAAGGGGAAGAcatcacacccacacacgcatgCTGAGCACAGGGCTGATAAGCAGATGTCCCAGCAGCTCAATACAGCGGGACGAGCAGGAGTTTTCTCAGAATTCACCAGACATCACAGGGAACTTCCTGATAAGGAGACTCAGGAGCAGATCCTACAGGCTCTCATGCAGAGAAAAGTCCAGCACAGCCAGCCTTATGGTGGTATGGGGCCTCAGCACCCTCAGTTCAAAGTCCATCAGCTGGTGCATGCAGATGAGCGCCAGGACCAATCCAGGATCTCAGTAGGATTTCTTGGTCGTAAGAGGACGCCCAGGCCGGCCATGACAGGACACTACCTGCTAAATGTGTCCACATACGGTCGAGGACCAGAGAGCAAGAGACTGCACCAGTCTGCAATCCCAAACACGTCTGTTTCCAGTTTAAAAAGGGAAAGCGCAGAAGGCGAGGAGGCGGCTAAGGAAGAAGAACCAGCCCGGAaagttttctctgctgtttctgGGGtcaaaacagagcagcagggaTACTTAATAACCAAGTGTGATGAAACAGGGAGCATTCAGCCTTGCTCCAATGTAAAGACTGAGCCTGGATCAGAGGATAATGCAGCTGGCGCCGACAACAACAGCACCAGTGCGACAGCCAAAGACAACAGCCCTTTTTTTCAGTCACACCGAAGGCACCTCGAACTCTGCAATAGTAATCATGGAAACTCCGAGCCATATTGTACCCAAGTGGACCCCAGCCACCAGCGGACACCTGCCTTTCAAACCCAGAGAACGCTCGATAATCAGGAAAATGTGGCAGCATCGTGCTACGGTGGCACTATCAGCATGTCTGTACCTCATACTTTGAACCACAGCACTGCGGGTGCTGGATCTTCCAATGCCTCATCAGAGGCAGATGGCGGCGGCGTTCATGGGAGTGTCATGTCTTTCTCAGTGACTGTCACCACCATACCTGCCGGTCACTCGTTGGACCACGGAAACCAGGGGGAGCCCTCACCTGAACAGTCGTATATGGAGGGCTCCAACATGGAGGACCAAGTCCAGTCCAAATGCTACTGCCGACTGAAGGCGATGATCATGTGCAAAGGATGTGGCGCCTTTTGCCACGATGACTGCATCGGCCCCtcaaaactgtgtgtgtcatgtttaGTCGTACGATGA